Proteins from a genomic interval of Musa acuminata AAA Group cultivar baxijiao chromosome BXJ1-9, Cavendish_Baxijiao_AAA, whole genome shotgun sequence:
- the LOC103998262 gene encoding uncharacterized protein LOC103998262, whose translation MSLNSEQNEEGDRSFMLDVARHQVRGGSEHPVFAPHPDPRDPTPTARIGSSIEAPEKKLTLFAFRLGILEKSASGLGTLAFVWATVVLLGGFSSALVRKDFVIVTVLLVTESTRIFGRSHELEWQHQAAWTTPEGAGRSSFRVVEDVDGRRTWRSRDVPLLPFAGWIFVSKNLSRGLSWLQLSSALACVVLSLMRLIQQDYGEVVGRDRRNLSPALNLFYGLALAEALIFLMEKAYWSWRISFYKLLEKVSRECDLGEVSIRRFFYDTYSKCIEGSVFDGLKMNLVTFAKELLVSELRDEQLIGVRVLHKLATIDRFSLDTLRKIGSSTRTIERLVEMLNWKNTGEEEEIRMRAAEIVSKLAEKRRNVLRVAAIPGAMEALSSLLVVDDSSDFNLLGLSILEKLASDHEDCWKIGNTRDLLPKIIDLTSARKTLLRNDHAAESQIRTVMSSLQVLKKLVSTTGYIGQILRQEVSEIVFTVSNIREILQHGESHMVLQKLGIEILKSLAMDESAREKIGSTGGVIKLLLSIFFEPGFTEAENSLRDEAGEALAMLTLESKKNCDRIVKEPEVDRLMEALTDAVLQINASRILRNLCAYGGAECSHRLSGITAAMPTVLKVIMEAKERLLEASIDLTTEICKFLDPDEFAEFLKKAAIEETDLVVKLVQVLKEYRYPEIRVPGMRRFVIEQAIWMMRSNRNSIQLFEQLEMERLLKAVAETTSELECFHIFSGGVGLSRHSKTLSSLVETALHLMTAED comes from the exons ATGAGTCTCAACAGCGAGCAAAACGAAGAAGGAGATCGAAGCTTCATGTTGGACGTCGCCCGGCATCAGGTGCGAGGCGGCAGCGAGCACCCCGTCTTCGCACCTCATCCCGATCCCAGGGACCCGACTCCGACAGCGAGAATTGGCAGCTCGATCGAAGCACCGGAGAAGAAGCTGACGCTCTTCGCCTTCCGCCTCGGGATTCTAGAGAAGTCGGCAAGCGGTCTCGGCACGCTAGCCTTCGTCTGGGCCACCGTCGTCCTCCTCGGCGGCTTCTCCTCGGCGCTCGTGAGGAAGGACTTCGTGATCGTGACCGTGCTTCTCGTCACCGAGAGCACCAGAATCTTCGGCCGCAGCCACGAGCTGGAGTGGCAGCATCAGGCGGCCTGGACGACGCCGGAAGGTGCAGGAAGGTCCAGCTTCCGCGTCGTCGAGGACGTCGATGGCCGACGAACGTGGCGCTCTCGTGACGTTCCCCTGCTTCCTTTCGCTGGCTGGATCTTCGTGTCGAAGAACCTCAGCAGGGGCCTCTCATGGCTTCAGCTCTCGTCCGCCCTCGCCTGCGTGGTGCTCTCCTTGATGCGCCTCATTCAGCAGGACTACGGCGAGGTAGTCGGGCGAGATCGCAGGAACCTGAGCCCAGCTCTCAATCTCTTCTACGGACTGGCGCTCGCGGAGGCGCTCATCTTCCTGATGGAGAAGGCATACTGGTCATGGAGGATCTCATTCTACAAGTTGCTGGAGAAGGTCAGCCGAGAGTGTGATCTCGGAGAAGTCTCCATCAGGCGCTTCTTCTACGACACCTACTCCAAGTGCATCGAAGGCAGCGTCTTCGACGGCCTCAAGATGAACCTAGTGACCTTCGCCAAGGAACTTCTGGTCTCTGAGCTCCGCGACGAGCAGCTCATTGGCGTCCGAGTCCTGCACAAGCTCGCCACCATCGACCGCTTCTCCCTCGACACGCTCAGGAAGATCGGCAGCTCGACGCGGACGATCGAGAGGCTCGTGGAGATGCTGAACTGGAAGAACACGGGCGAAGAGGAAGAGATCAGGATGCGTGCGGCGGAGATCGTGTCGAAGCTTGCAGAGAAGAGGAGGAACGTGCTTCGAGTTGCTGCAATTCCAGGAGCCATGGAGGCGCTGTCATCGTTGCTCGTCGTCGATGACTCCTCGGACTTCAATCTGCTGGGACTGTCCATCCTCGAGAAGCTGGCATCAGACCACGAGGACTGTTGGAAGATTGGCAATACCAGAGATCTGCTGCCAAAGATCATCGACCTCACCAGTGCGAGGAAAACGCTGCTTAGGAATGATCATGCAGCAGAGTCCCAGATCAGAACGGTGATGAGTTCGCTGCAAGTGCTGAAGAAGCTGGTGAGCACGACCGGATACATCGGCCAAATTCTACGACAGGAAGTCTCTGAGATCGTGTTCACGGTGAGCAACATAAGGGAGATCCTGCAGCACGGAGAGAGCCACATGGTTCTGCAAAAGCTGGGAATCGAGATCCTAAAAAGCCTCGCCATGGACGAGAGCGCAAGGGAGAAGATTGGAAGCACAGGTGGAGTCATCAAGCTGCTCCTGTCGATCTTCTTCGAGCCAGGATTCACCGAGGCTGAGAACTCGCTCAGAGATGAAGCGGGAGAGGCGCTGGCGATGCTGACATTGGAAAGCAAGAAGAACTGCGATCGGATCGTGAAGGAGCCGGAGGTGGATAGGCTCATGGAAGCACTGACCGATGCTGTTCTTCAGATAAATGCTTCGAGGATTCTGCGCAATTTGTGTGCCTACGGCGGAGCCGAATGCTCTCATCGGCTATCGGGGATTACTGCTGCCATGCCCACT GTTTTGAAAGTGATTATGGAGGCAAAAGAGAGATTACTAGAGGCATCGATTGATCTAACCACAGAGATCTGCAAATTCCTGGATCCTGATGAATTTGCTGAATTCCTCAAGAAAGCTGCCATTGAAGAAACTGATCTTGTAGTGAAGCTTGTGCAAGTGCTGAAAGAATACAGATATCCGGAAATCAGGGTTCCAGGAATGAGGAGATTTGTGATTGAACAAGCTATTTGGATGATGAGATCCAACAGAAACAGTATCCAGCTCTTCGAGCAATTGGAGATGGAGAGGTTATTGAAGGCTGTAGCAGAGACCACATCCGAGCTCGAGTGCTTCCACATTTTCTCCGGCGGTGTT